Below is a window of Pseudomonadota bacterium DNA.
CCATCTCGTGGGAGGCGTCGCAGGTCAGGTCGTCGGAGAACACGTCGAACGATCCGCCGCGGATCAGGCACGCGGCGGTGGCGCACGCGTCCGTCCACTCGTAGACGTTGCCGCTCATGTCGAACAGATCGATCGCACCTCCCTCGCACGACGCGAAGGCGCCGACCGCCACCGGCGCGCTCCCCCCGGCGTCTCCGCCGTTGCACGCCGCGCCGTCGTACGCGCTCCCGTAAGGGTACGCCTCGCCGTCCGGCCCGCCGCACGCTGCGACCCACGCCTCGTCCGGGCAGAGGAACTTCGACGCGGCGGCGCAGTACGCCGCGGCGCCGTGGAACGTCACCTGCACGACCGGCAGGCTCTCGTACCCGGCCGCGGCCTCGAACGTGCTCCCCGCCTGGGAGATGTGCGAGCCGGGCTCGTCGACGTGCATGCACTCCTGGCTGCCGCCGCAGACGTTGCCGTGCTCCGTGAGGTACGCCGCGAACTCGGCGTTCGTCGTCTCCATCGAGTCGATGCACAAGTCGCCGTTGGGCCCGTCGATCCCCGTCATCCCGTCGGCGCAGGGGATCGCGAGCCACCCGCCGGCGCCGTCGTCGCCGCAAGCGACGGCCGCCGGCACGAGGACGAACAACGCCAGACGTACAATCGATTTCGCCATGTCAGGTCTCCTTTCAAATCTCAAAAAACCGCGGAGCAGCGGCCCGACTTCGGGTTATATGTGTCCCATGATTGGCAAACGGGACGTGTCAATCGCCACGCTCGCGGCCATGGCCGCCGCGATGACCGTCTCGGGAGCGGCTGCCTCCGAGCCCGGCGCGGCTCCGGACGAGGGGCGCGCGGTGGTGATGCTCGCCGAGCGCGGCGACACGGTCGCGGCCGGGGTCGTGATCCGCGCGGTCCAGGCGCAGCTCAGCGACGTCTCGGTGGCGCTCCATGTGATCTGGATCGACGCCCTCGCGGCGGATCTCCCGTCCCAGATCGCGAAGGCCGAGGAGATCGCGAACGGATCCGCCGCGC
It encodes the following:
- a CDS encoding formylglycine-generating enzyme family protein — its product is MAKSIVRLALFVLVPAAVACGDDGAGGWLAIPCADGMTGIDGPNGDLCIDSMETTNAEFAAYLTEHGNVCGGSQECMHVDEPGSHISQAGSTFEAAAGYESLPVVQVTFHGAAAYCAAASKFLCPDEAWVAACGGPDGEAYPYGSAYDGAACNGGDAGGSAPVAVGAFASCEGGAIDLFDMSGNVYEWTDACATAACLIRGGSFDVFSDDLTCDASHEMDGPSGHREDLGLRCCASPL